From Microcystis aeruginosa NIES-2549, a single genomic window includes:
- a CDS encoding Uma2 family endonuclease codes for MTVTVIAPPAEIINLSGISWETYETLLEELNNRRLRLTYNRGTLEIMAPSPEHELSKEVLGRFVETLAEELAVQIYPLGSTTFKRPEISGAEPDKCFYIYNIDAVRGKKRLDLNEDPPPDLVLEIDVTSSSQNRLQVYADLGVREVWIYNGEFLAIQQLENGTYITSQSSQFFANLPILEIAIFLQQAGQKDYLELVKEFRNWVRSQTEK; via the coding sequence ATGACTGTAACAGTAATTGCGCCACCGGCTGAAATAATTAACTTATCAGGAATTAGTTGGGAAACCTACGAAACACTGCTAGAAGAATTAAACAATCGCCGCCTCCGGCTCACTTACAATCGTGGTACATTAGAAATCATGGCTCCTTCTCCAGAACATGAACTTAGTAAAGAAGTTCTCGGCCGTTTTGTGGAAACTCTCGCAGAAGAATTAGCGGTTCAAATATATCCTCTTGGCTCTACTACTTTCAAACGACCGGAAATAAGTGGTGCTGAACCTGATAAGTGTTTCTATATCTACAATATTGATGCGGTTCGCGGTAAAAAGCGACTGGATTTGAATGAAGATCCCCCACCAGATTTGGTGCTAGAAATTGATGTCACTAGCAGTTCTCAAAATCGCCTCCAGGTTTATGCAGATTTAGGCGTCAGAGAAGTTTGGATTTATAATGGGGAATTTTTGGCGATTCAACAGTTAGAGAATGGTACTTACATTACCTCCCAATCGAGTCAATTTTTTGCCAATTTACCCATTCTAGAGATTGCTATATTTTTACAACAAGCTGGTCAAAAAGATTACCTAGAATTAGTGAAAGAATTTCGTAATTGGGTGAGAAGTCAGACAGAGAAATAG
- a CDS encoding lysophospholipid acyltransferase family protein → MSREQLSVMNQPQEREPFASLVLYHLFKWSFVSPTLHGYFRGRVYGVENVPRRHPLIIVCNHASYFDPPLLSCAVRRPVAYMAKEELFTIPILKQAIALYGAYPVKRGSGDRGAIRAAMGALAAGWAVGVFLEGTRTEDGLIHQPKLGAAMIAAKAGVPLLPVSLWGTEKIFQKGSSFPHSIPLTIRIGEVLPPPISSKREALQAVTERCAEIINGLHALGR, encoded by the coding sequence ATGTCTAGGGAACAGTTGTCAGTCATGAACCAGCCTCAAGAGCGAGAACCTTTTGCCAGTTTAGTTTTATATCATCTCTTTAAATGGTCGTTCGTTAGCCCCACCCTACACGGCTATTTTCGCGGTCGCGTTTACGGAGTGGAAAATGTCCCCCGTCGTCATCCTCTGATTATCGTCTGCAATCACGCCAGTTACTTCGATCCACCCCTATTATCCTGTGCCGTGCGTCGTCCCGTAGCTTATATGGCTAAAGAGGAATTATTCACCATCCCGATTTTAAAACAGGCGATCGCTCTTTATGGGGCCTATCCCGTCAAACGCGGCAGTGGTGATCGCGGAGCCATTCGGGCGGCGATGGGAGCATTAGCAGCGGGCTGGGCAGTGGGAGTGTTTCTGGAGGGAACCCGCACCGAGGACGGATTGATCCATCAACCAAAACTAGGCGCGGCGATGATTGCCGCTAAAGCGGGAGTTCCCCTGTTACCCGTCAGTTTGTGGGGGACAGAAAAGATTTTTCAAAAAGGTTCTTCTTTTCCCCATAGTATCCCCTTAACTATTCGCATCGGAGAAGTGCTGCCGCCACCGATTTCTAGCAAAAGAGAGGCTTTACAGGCAGTTACCGAGCGCTGTGCCGAAATTATTAACGGATTACACGCCCTCGGACGCTAA
- the cbiB gene encoding adenosylcobinamide-phosphate synthase CbiB has translation MKETATAIILVLGAVLDYLIGDPWGWIHPVQVMGAIIAVATKVILNWTQGKIRQRLAGIILGLGLIILTGALTWLGIQWLGQVNLLLSYLVQMILLASCLAGRSLRRAAETVTAALQAENITLARCQLSLYVGRDTDNLSQEEILRALLETVSENGVDGVTAPLFYALLGAFLGVGPVPLACAYKAASTLDSMIGYRRPPYTHIGWFSAKSEDVFTWLPCRLTVLTLALISGRPGRVLSICWRDARRDPSPNSGWSECVYGAILGVQLGGKNQYRGQIVEKPLLGDNLNPITVKTVEQALHLTRTCVLLWLAIAVSCLIARDFAQF, from the coding sequence GTGAAGGAAACGGCAACGGCGATCATTTTAGTATTGGGGGCGGTTTTAGATTATCTGATCGGCGATCCCTGGGGATGGATTCATCCGGTGCAGGTGATGGGGGCGATTATTGCCGTTGCCACAAAAGTTATCCTTAATTGGACGCAGGGAAAAATTCGCCAACGTTTAGCGGGCATAATTCTGGGACTGGGTTTAATTATCTTGACTGGGGCCTTAACTTGGCTAGGAATCCAGTGGTTAGGTCAGGTCAATTTGCTGCTGAGTTACCTAGTACAAATGATTCTCTTGGCTAGTTGTTTAGCCGGCAGAAGTTTACGCAGGGCTGCCGAAACCGTCACCGCAGCTTTACAAGCTGAAAATATCACCCTAGCTCGTTGCCAACTAAGTTTATACGTTGGCCGGGACACAGATAATCTCAGCCAGGAAGAAATCCTCCGCGCCCTATTAGAAACCGTCAGTGAAAATGGTGTAGATGGAGTTACCGCGCCGCTTTTTTATGCCCTTCTCGGTGCTTTTCTGGGGGTGGGACCGGTACCCCTCGCTTGCGCTTATAAAGCCGCTAGTACCCTCGATTCGATGATTGGCTATCGTCGGCCACCCTACACCCATATTGGCTGGTTTAGTGCCAAAAGCGAGGATGTTTTCACATGGCTACCCTGTCGTTTAACGGTTTTAACTCTCGCCCTGATTTCGGGCCGGCCGGGGCGAGTTTTAAGCATTTGTTGGCGCGATGCCCGTCGGGATCCTAGTCCTAATTCTGGTTGGAGTGAATGCGTCTATGGGGCGATTTTGGGGGTGCAATTGGGGGGGAAAAATCAATATCGGGGCCAGATTGTGGAAAAACCTTTATTAGGCGATAACCTCAACCCGATTACCGTTAAAACCGTCGAACAGGCTTTGCATTTAACTCGTACTTGTGTATTACTCTGGTTGGCGATCGCTGTTAGCTGCCTAATTGCTAGAGATTTTGCTCAATTTTAG
- a CDS encoding GFA family protein, producing MRVAGSPLGERKPALLFSSLEVMTATTQAKIYGGGCHCGAIRFQVAIEHNQGLDCNCSICQKKGFLHLIVPSAQFTLLSGEDFLSTYTFNTHTAQHYFCRVCGIHPFYRPRSHPDAIDINLRCLDGNVLGDFQIQFFDGANWEDNIEKIRDIDGKRE from the coding sequence ATGCGCGTAGCTGGATCGCCGCTAGGGGAGAGGAAACCAGCTTTATTGTTTAGTAGTTTAGAAGTTATGACAGCAACAACTCAAGCAAAGATTTATGGGGGAGGTTGTCACTGTGGAGCGATCCGTTTTCAAGTGGCGATCGAGCATAATCAAGGTCTAGACTGTAATTGTTCGATTTGTCAGAAAAAAGGCTTTCTGCATCTGATTGTTCCTTCAGCACAATTTACCCTCCTAAGCGGTGAAGATTTCTTAAGTACCTATACATTTAATACCCACACAGCCCAACATTATTTTTGTCGTGTTTGTGGTATTCATCCTTTCTATCGTCCTCGCTCCCATCCTGACGCTATAGATATAAACCTGCGCTGTTTGGATGGCAATGTCTTAGGCGATTTTCAGATCCAGTTCTTTGATGGGGCTAACTGGGAAGACAATATTGAGAAAATTCGGGATATTGATGGTAAAAGGGAGTAA
- a CDS encoding Rrf2 family transcriptional regulator has protein sequence MKLTTRGHYSVKALLDLSLQPRGTPVSVKSIALRQDIPAAYLEKLLIEMRRAGLVRSFRGAQGGYQLARPANRISLGQILEAVGETIEPLSGYHPRDEQAEDWVTFTIWKHLHEKLKEALGKITLADLYYDARSWIAARGEETSFIV, from the coding sequence ATGAAGCTAACAACTAGGGGTCACTATAGTGTTAAAGCCTTGCTGGATCTTAGTTTACAACCGAGGGGAACTCCCGTATCGGTAAAATCGATCGCCCTGCGTCAAGATATCCCAGCTGCTTATCTAGAGAAATTGCTGATAGAAATGCGACGAGCGGGGTTAGTTCGTTCCTTTAGGGGGGCGCAAGGGGGTTATCAATTGGCCAGGCCGGCAAATCGTATCTCGTTGGGGCAAATTTTAGAGGCGGTGGGAGAGACGATCGAGCCATTATCAGGCTATCATCCCAGGGACGAACAGGCAGAAGATTGGGTGACATTTACTATCTGGAAACACCTCCATGAGAAATTAAAAGAGGCCCTGGGGAAGATTACCTTAGCCGATTTATACTACGATGCGCGTAGCTGGATCGCCGCTAGGGGAGAGGAAACCAGCTTTATTGTTTAG
- a CDS encoding AbrB family transcriptional regulator — translation MNKTTNPEPLTGLELIEKVKQLGNLSKEEKARECGYYTMTKNGIERVNMMKFLNALIDAEGIDLDSSANGQGRGGRSASYRISVQSNNNLLIGSAYTKKMGLKPGDEFEITLGRKHIHLKQVGASDDDE, via the coding sequence ATGAACAAAACTACTAATCCAGAACCCCTGACTGGCCTCGAACTAATTGAGAAAGTTAAACAGCTAGGCAACCTCAGCAAAGAGGAAAAAGCCCGGGAATGCGGCTACTATACCATGACAAAAAATGGTATTGAACGTGTTAATATGATGAAGTTTCTCAATGCTTTAATCGATGCCGAGGGAATTGACTTAGATAGCAGTGCCAATGGTCAAGGACGGGGCGGGCGCTCGGCCAGCTACCGGATCAGTGTCCAATCAAATAATAATCTCCTGATCGGTTCGGCCTACACCAAAAAAATGGGACTTAAACCGGGAGATGAATTTGAAATTACTTTGGGGAGAAAACATATTCATCTCAAGCAAGTTGGCGCCAGCGACGACGACGAATAG
- a CDS encoding SIMPL domain-containing protein — protein sequence MKDSSIFQRFPQVFAGLSMLSIALVLSSWIAARSFLEVKRAGDVFVVTGSAKRAITSDYLLWRLSVSSQQPSAQDAYRDLIRQTERIRAYLKEKQVPEDAITTNAIETMPIPEVTANGQETGQILAYRLTQRFEIRASDVARYTELSRQVTELIEEGISLVSEPPQYLYTQLDQLRVEMVAAATKDARARAEAIASSTGSRVGRVRDAKTGVFQITSRNSTDVSDSGIYDTSSIDKDITAVVSITFGID from the coding sequence ATGAAAGACAGTTCTATATTCCAACGTTTCCCACAGGTATTCGCGGGTTTATCGATGCTATCGATCGCTCTCGTCTTGAGTTCCTGGATAGCGGCGCGCTCGTTCTTGGAGGTGAAACGGGCGGGCGATGTTTTTGTCGTGACCGGTTCGGCCAAAAGGGCGATTACATCCGATTATCTTCTCTGGCGTTTATCGGTTTCCAGTCAACAACCCAGCGCCCAGGATGCCTACCGCGATCTGATCCGGCAAACCGAGCGGATACGAGCTTATCTCAAAGAAAAACAAGTTCCCGAGGACGCAATCACCACTAACGCGATCGAGACGATGCCGATTCCCGAAGTAACAGCTAACGGTCAGGAAACCGGGCAAATTCTCGCCTATCGTCTCACCCAACGCTTCGAGATCCGAGCGAGCGATGTGGCCCGTTACACGGAACTTTCTAGGCAGGTAACGGAATTGATCGAGGAGGGAATTAGCCTCGTCTCCGAACCCCCCCAATACCTTTACACCCAACTCGATCAACTGCGGGTGGAAATGGTGGCTGCGGCGACCAAGGATGCCAGAGCGAGGGCTGAGGCGATCGCTAGTAGTACCGGCAGTCGGGTGGGAAGGGTGCGCGATGCGAAAACGGGAGTTTTTCAGATCACCTCGCGCAATTCCACTGACGTGAGCGATTCGGGAATTTACGACACTTCCTCGATCGACAAAGATATTACCGCTGTGGTTTCGATAACTTTTGGGATTGACTGA
- the eno gene encoding phosphopyruvate hydratase, translated as MLDKIEVPIEAIAAREILDSRGRPTIEAEVLLESGAMGLAQVPSGASTGSFEAHELRDDDPQRYGGKGVLKAVRNVHEKIVPVLEGMNAFDQASIDLAMIDRDGTANKRELGANAILAVSLATAKAAAADLGLPLYRYLGGPMANVLPVPMMNVINGGSHADNNVDFQEFMIFPIGADSFKEGLRWGAEVFAALGKALHERKLLTGVGDEGGYAPNLGSNQEALDILIESIERAGYKPGSQVALAMDVAASEFYKDGQYIYDGSSHSPAEMVDFLASLVDRYPIISIEDGLHEEDWDNWKLLTDKLGARIQLVGDDLMVTNPIRLQRAIDLGIANSILIKLNQIGSLTETLQTIALATRHGYRSVISHRSGETEDTTIADLAVATNAGQIKTGSLSRSERVAKYNRLLRIEEELGDRAVYAPKVGLGPKFLA; from the coding sequence ATGTTAGATAAAATCGAAGTTCCCATTGAAGCGATCGCTGCTAGGGAGATTCTAGATTCCCGCGGCCGTCCCACTATCGAAGCGGAAGTGTTGTTAGAATCGGGGGCGATGGGTTTGGCCCAGGTTCCCAGTGGCGCTTCTACGGGCAGTTTTGAAGCCCACGAATTGCGCGATGACGATCCCCAGCGTTACGGTGGTAAGGGTGTCCTGAAAGCGGTTCGCAATGTCCACGAAAAAATTGTCCCGGTTTTGGAGGGGATGAATGCTTTCGACCAAGCTAGTATCGATTTAGCTATGATCGATCGCGATGGCACGGCCAATAAACGAGAATTAGGGGCTAATGCTATCCTAGCCGTCTCTCTGGCTACGGCCAAAGCAGCGGCGGCGGATCTGGGCTTGCCTCTCTATCGTTATCTCGGTGGCCCGATGGCCAATGTGCTACCCGTGCCGATGATGAACGTGATCAATGGTGGTTCTCACGCCGATAATAACGTCGATTTTCAGGAGTTTATGATCTTCCCCATCGGGGCCGATTCTTTTAAGGAAGGTTTGCGTTGGGGGGCGGAAGTATTCGCCGCTTTGGGTAAGGCCTTGCACGAACGCAAATTACTGACCGGTGTGGGCGATGAGGGCGGTTATGCCCCTAATTTGGGTTCAAATCAGGAAGCTTTGGATATTTTAATCGAATCGATCGAACGTGCTGGTTATAAACCGGGGTCGCAGGTGGCTTTGGCTATGGATGTGGCCGCCAGTGAATTCTATAAGGATGGTCAATACATCTACGATGGTTCTTCCCATTCTCCCGCCGAAATGGTGGATTTTTTGGCTAGTTTAGTTGATCGCTATCCGATTATTTCCATTGAAGACGGTTTACACGAGGAAGATTGGGATAACTGGAAATTATTGACCGATAAACTGGGGGCGCGGATTCAGTTGGTGGGCGATGATTTGATGGTGACTAATCCCATCCGTCTGCAAAGAGCGATCGATCTGGGTATTGCTAACTCGATCCTGATTAAACTCAATCAGATCGGTTCTTTGACGGAAACCCTACAAACGATCGCCCTAGCTACCCGTCACGGTTATCGTTCTGTAATTAGTCATCGTTCCGGAGAAACGGAAGACACCACGATCGCGGATCTGGCGGTAGCTACTAATGCCGGACAGATTAAAACTGGTTCTCTCAGTCGCAGTGAACGGGTGGCTAAGTATAATCGCTTATTACGCATCGAAGAAGAATTGGGCGATCGGGCGGTGTACGCGCCGAAAGTCGGCCTGGGTCCAAAATTCTTGGCCTAA
- a CDS encoding DUF3887 domain-containing protein: MMQLSLAKRVSILSLCLIGFTLPLTTFNVSPVQANLEPTAIAIGDPVREEKQARQLVQWLGTKQYDKVIAALSPQLKPLWTAEKLQKVWESQVIDHTGPFKRIVKSKLLDAINANLVIVTVEFEKITEDVVITFNRSGQVIAADFPEFRSISEIGAAFVKALVNKDYGLARGFLHPLLKAEVFPTRVQGAWENLLKRTGPVRRVVGTQVRKGADTDGVDLVLVTIQFEKLTDTLILVFDDQKQIVNVDFPLGN, encoded by the coding sequence ATGATGCAGCTTTCATTAGCTAAACGGGTATCGATTCTGTCTTTGTGTTTAATTGGTTTTACCCTGCCTTTGACCACGTTCAACGTTTCACCAGTACAGGCGAACCTAGAACCGACCGCGATCGCTATTGGTGATCCCGTCCGAGAAGAAAAGCAAGCTCGGCAGTTAGTACAATGGTTGGGAACTAAACAATACGACAAGGTGATTGCAGCCTTGTCACCCCAACTAAAACCCCTCTGGACTGCCGAGAAACTGCAAAAGGTCTGGGAAAGCCAAGTCATTGACCATACCGGACCGTTTAAGCGCATTGTCAAAAGCAAGCTACTCGATGCTATCAATGCCAATCTGGTGATTGTCACCGTTGAATTTGAGAAAATCACTGAAGATGTGGTAATTACCTTTAACCGGTCTGGTCAGGTAATTGCCGCCGATTTTCCCGAATTTCGCAGTATTTCTGAGATTGGTGCTGCTTTTGTCAAGGCTTTGGTCAATAAAGACTACGGCCTGGCCAGAGGTTTTTTACATCCTCTCCTGAAAGCCGAGGTTTTCCCCACCAGAGTGCAAGGTGCTTGGGAGAATTTACTTAAGCGTACCGGCCCCGTGCGTCGGGTCGTGGGAACTCAGGTCAGAAAAGGTGCGGATACGGACGGTGTGGATCTGGTGTTGGTGACGATTCAATTTGAAAAACTGACGGATACTTTAATCCTCGTTTTTGATGATCAAAAGCAGATTGTCAACGTGGATTTCCCTTTAGGCAATTAG
- the glgX gene encoding glycogen debranching protein GlgX, with translation MTLKTDHGKSHPVGATVLADGVNFSLFSKYATAIELLLFDDANSPVPSRTILLTPQTNRTFFYWHIFVHGIGVGQVYAYRVYGPDNPAQGHRFDPDKVVLDPYAKAIVGAEIYDRQAASEKGDNCHRALRGLVVDTGCYDWEDDEPLRTPYSASFIYEMHVGGFTRNPNSGVSEEKRGTFAGLIEKIPYLKNLGITAVELLPIHYFDPAAAMPGLTNYWGYSTIGFFAPHAGYSSDRSPLGPLNEFRDLVKALHKAGIEVILDVVFNHTAEGDEIGPTLSLKGIDNRTYYILDAVDKSLYSNYTGCGNTLKGSHPIVGKMILDCLRYWVSEMHVDGFRFDLAAVLSRNVDGEPILQKGYNMIWAIESDPVLAGTKLIAEAWDAAGLYSVGQFVEFADWFSEWNGPFRDDVRAFVRGDTGIVRKLAARILGSPDIYHRPDNDVNRSINFVTCHDGFTLNDLVSYDEKHNEANGEKNRDGCNDNFSWNCGIEGETNNEAIKTLRLQQIKNLLTILFISQGTPMLLMGDEVRRTQKGNNNAYCQDNQLSWFDWSAVEQEFDLWCFVRRLIDFNKKLALFRQEKLLEVTYTSLEPHLSWHGVQLSKPDWSEDSRSLAFSLRYPKANEYLHIMLNAYWESLNFQLPPLFPEEKWHRVIDTAGQLSEAACDLDAAAAIESETYRVQARSAVVLIVKPV, from the coding sequence ATGACCTTAAAAACCGATCACGGTAAAAGCCATCCTGTCGGTGCGACTGTATTAGCCGATGGTGTCAACTTCTCACTATTTTCTAAGTATGCCACTGCCATCGAATTATTATTATTTGATGATGCTAATTCTCCCGTACCTAGCCGGACTATTCTCCTCACCCCGCAAACAAACCGCACCTTTTTCTATTGGCATATTTTCGTTCACGGCATTGGAGTCGGTCAAGTGTATGCTTATCGAGTCTATGGTCCGGATAATCCGGCCCAGGGTCATCGCTTCGATCCTGATAAAGTAGTTCTCGATCCCTATGCGAAAGCGATTGTCGGTGCGGAAATTTATGATCGACAAGCTGCCAGCGAAAAAGGCGATAATTGTCATCGAGCTTTGCGGGGTCTGGTAGTGGATACGGGCTGCTATGATTGGGAAGATGACGAACCGCTACGCACTCCCTACTCTGCCAGTTTTATCTACGAAATGCACGTCGGTGGCTTTACTCGTAACCCGAATTCCGGTGTTAGCGAGGAAAAAAGAGGTACTTTTGCGGGATTAATCGAAAAAATACCCTATTTGAAAAACCTAGGCATTACTGCCGTGGAATTGTTACCGATTCATTACTTTGATCCCGCTGCCGCTATGCCGGGGTTAACTAACTATTGGGGTTATAGCACGATCGGCTTTTTTGCGCCCCATGCCGGCTACAGTAGCGATCGCTCACCGCTCGGTCCTTTGAATGAATTTCGCGATCTGGTGAAAGCGTTACACAAAGCGGGGATTGAAGTGATTCTCGATGTAGTTTTCAATCATACCGCCGAGGGGGACGAAATCGGGCCGACTCTTTCCTTGAAAGGTATCGATAATCGCACCTACTACATCCTCGATGCGGTCGATAAAAGCCTCTATAGCAACTATACCGGCTGTGGTAACACCCTCAAGGGCAGTCATCCGATTGTTGGCAAAATGATTCTCGATTGTTTGCGCTATTGGGTGTCGGAAATGCACGTCGATGGTTTTCGCTTTGACCTAGCGGCCGTATTATCGCGCAATGTGGACGGGGAACCGATCCTGCAAAAAGGTTATAACATGATCTGGGCGATCGAATCGGATCCAGTCTTAGCCGGGACAAAATTAATCGCCGAAGCTTGGGACGCGGCAGGATTGTATAGTGTCGGTCAATTTGTCGAATTTGCCGATTGGTTTTCCGAGTGGAATGGTCCTTTTCGCGATGATGTGCGCGCTTTTGTCCGGGGAGATACCGGCATAGTCAGGAAATTAGCGGCGCGGATTTTAGGAAGCCCCGACATATACCACAGACCTGACAACGATGTCAATAGAAGTATAAATTTTGTTACCTGTCACGATGGCTTTACCCTTAACGATCTAGTTTCCTACGACGAGAAACACAACGAGGCTAACGGCGAGAAGAATCGGGACGGTTGCAACGATAATTTTAGCTGGAATTGTGGGATAGAAGGGGAAACCAATAACGAGGCGATTAAAACCCTGCGACTGCAACAAATAAAAAATCTCTTAACGATCCTGTTCATTTCCCAAGGAACACCTATGCTGTTGATGGGAGACGAAGTGCGACGCACCCAAAAGGGCAACAATAACGCCTATTGTCAGGATAACCAGTTAAGTTGGTTCGATTGGAGTGCGGTAGAGCAAGAGTTCGATCTTTGGTGTTTCGTAAGGAGACTGATCGATTTTAATAAAAAATTAGCTCTTTTCCGTCAGGAAAAATTGCTAGAAGTCACCTATACCAGTCTCGAACCCCATCTGAGTTGGCATGGCGTACAGTTGAGTAAACCCGATTGGTCGGAAGATTCCCGCAGTTTAGCTTTTTCCCTGCGTTATCCCAAGGCCAACGAGTATTTACACATTATGCTGAACGCTTACTGGGAATCTCTCAACTTCCAGTTACCCCCCCTATTCCCAGAGGAAAAATGGCATCGCGTCATCGATACTGCTGGGCAATTGTCCGAGGCAGCCTGTGATTTAGATGCCGCCGCCGCTATTGAATCGGAAACCTATCGGGTGCAAGCGCGTTCGGCGGTAGTTTTAATCGTTAAACCAGTATAA
- a CDS encoding DUF4351 domain-containing protein — protein MTRFLWDKFSKDYLETFLASSGDVKTSLDVTAETQEIDVYFRPTSPEIPPELGLLGKLAQTPCLLEPYRNPVTIEGILACLSKLLTVREQLQREAHRHQQPLLAENIPRLWILTPTASQRIITAFSALNHPDWGEGIYFLPPALTTAIIVLHQLPETPETLWLRLLGRGGTRSRAIDELEALSSNHPFKSASLKLLYNLSRNLQALPKRTQEERKFIMRLAPLYEQDREKAIQQGEAIGLQKGRIEGIQQGEAIGLQKGEANLVLRLLNRRFGELPPHITETIQKLSVEKLEDLGEALLDFETQADLINWLN, from the coding sequence TTGACTCGCTTTCTTTGGGATAAATTTAGTAAAGATTACCTCGAAACTTTTCTTGCTTCTTCTGGTGACGTGAAAACTAGCCTTGACGTGACGGCAGAAACTCAAGAAATCGATGTGTATTTTCGACCGACTTCCCCAGAAATACCGCCCGAATTAGGCCTATTGGGCAAATTAGCTCAAACCCCTTGTTTATTGGAACCCTATCGCAATCCTGTCACGATTGAGGGAATTCTCGCTTGTTTATCTAAACTGTTGACTGTGCGGGAACAATTACAAAGAGAAGCTCACCGTCATCAACAACCCTTATTAGCAGAAAATATCCCTAGACTATGGATACTAACTCCTACTGCCAGTCAAAGAATTATAACTGCTTTTTCCGCTCTCAATCATCCAGATTGGGGAGAAGGGATTTACTTTTTACCTCCAGCATTAACCACAGCCATTATTGTCCTGCATCAATTACCCGAAACCCCTGAAACCCTTTGGTTAAGATTATTAGGCAGAGGAGGAACCAGAAGCAGAGCGATTGATGAATTAGAGGCCTTGTCTTCTAATCATCCCTTTAAATCAGCTTCCTTGAAATTATTATACAATTTGAGTAGGAACTTGCAAGCCTTACCCAAAAGAACCCAGGAGGAGAGGAAATTTATTATGCGTTTAGCCCCTTTATACGAACAAGATAGAGAAAAAGCTATTCAACAAGGAGAAGCTATCGGACTTCAAAAAGGTAGAATCGAAGGGATTCAACAAGGAGAAGCTATCGGACTTCAAAAAGGAGAAGCCAACCTAGTGCTACGCTTACTTAACCGACGTTTTGGTGAACTACCCCCGCATATCACCGAAACTATTCAAAAACTCTCAGTAGAAAAATTAGAAGACTTAGGAGAAGCATTACTAGACTTTGAGACTCAAGCTGACTTAATTAATTGGCTGAACTAA